In the genome of Ignavibacteriales bacterium, one region contains:
- a CDS encoding YIP1 family protein yields the protein MNLIDRAKNILITPKTEWEVIKNENLTTAEMYTGYAVILAAIPAAASFIGNSLIGVSVPFTSINFKYPIGSGLIYAVLYYILSLVSVYVVALVMDALAPSFGASKNFNASLKVTIFSSTAAWIAGIFSILPVLSILSILGLYSLYLLYLGMKTLKDSPADKLVGYYVVLLLIMIVIYVVIGIVVGAIAFAGYDLPRMM from the coding sequence ATGAACTTAATTGACAGAGCTAAGAATATTCTTATTACTCCCAAAACAGAATGGGAAGTAATAAAAAATGAAAACCTTACAACTGCAGAAATGTACACAGGATATGCAGTTATACTGGCAGCAATTCCGGCTGCTGCAAGTTTTATAGGAAATTCACTGATCGGTGTGAGTGTTCCATTCACATCAATTAATTTCAAGTACCCAATAGGCAGCGGATTAATTTATGCAGTTTTATACTATATACTTTCGTTGGTTAGTGTTTATGTAGTGGCATTGGTTATGGATGCTCTGGCGCCATCATTCGGTGCATCAAAAAATTTTAACGCTTCTCTCAAAGTGACAATATTTTCATCCACAGCAGCCTGGATTGCAGGAATCTTTTCGATACTTCCCGTTCTATCAATATTGTCAATCCTTGGGTTGTATTCCTTATATCTTCTTTATCTGGGAATGAAAACACTTAAAGATTCACCTGCCGATAAACTTGTGGGATACTATGTGGTTCTGCTGTTAATTATGATAGTGATTTATGTTGTTATAGGAATAGTTGTAGGTGCTATTGCATTTGCGGGTTATGATTTACCAAGAATGATGTAG
- a CDS encoding VOC family protein yields MNPLIAHIEIPSTDLERSKKYYSDVFGWDFRDFGNGYKLFNNHNGIMVGLRKVDSVASGNTTVFHVAVRDIEKVMTKCSDAGGKIFKSKTVIPAMGWYALINDIDGNVVGLYQKN; encoded by the coding sequence ATGAATCCTTTAATAGCTCACATAGAAATTCCATCAACTGATCTTGAACGATCAAAAAAATATTATTCAGATGTATTCGGGTGGGATTTCAGGGATTTTGGAAACGGATATAAGTTATTTAATAATCATAACGGCATAATGGTTGGATTACGAAAAGTGGATTCTGTAGCTAGCGGTAATACAACCGTATTTCATGTTGCGGTGCGGGATATAGAAAAGGTAATGACAAAGTGCAGCGATGCCGGCGGTAAAATTTTTAAATCAAAAACTGTAATACCTGCAATGGGCTGGTATGCACTGATTAATGATATTGATGGTAATGTTGTAGGATTGTATCAAAAAAATTAA
- a CDS encoding OsmC family protein, whose protein sequence is MATRKAFIKQLKGITLTGKTDSSHWITMDGPETFGGSGAGVRPKELVLLALGGCTCSDVISILNKKKVKMDSFEMNITAELAETHPQVFTDINLEYLFYGDDIQEKDVERAIDLSINTYCAVTAMLIKSVNITHSYKIIKSQK, encoded by the coding sequence ATGGCAACAAGAAAAGCGTTCATCAAACAGTTGAAGGGTATTACACTAACAGGCAAGACCGATTCAAGCCACTGGATCACAATGGATGGTCCTGAGACTTTCGGAGGAAGCGGTGCAGGAGTAAGACCAAAAGAATTAGTTCTACTTGCATTAGGAGGATGTACTTGCAGTGATGTTATAAGTATACTGAACAAGAAAAAAGTGAAGATGGATTCATTTGAAATGAATATAACTGCTGAACTCGCTGAAACTCATCCGCAGGTATTTACTGATATCAATCTGGAGTATCTTTTTTATGGGGACGATATCCAGGAAAAAGATGTTGAAAGGGCAATAGACCTGTCAATCAACACTTACTGTGCAGTAACAGCGATGCTTATCAAAAGTGTGAATATAACCCATAGCTATAAGATCATAAAATCACAGAAATAA
- a CDS encoding dodecin domain-containing protein, translating into MNNHTYKHIELTGTSSESIENAIQNAITKAYQTVRNIRWFEVTETRGHVDNGLVAHWQVTIKIGFTLED; encoded by the coding sequence ATGAATAATCATACTTATAAACACATTGAGCTTACAGGAACTTCATCCGAAAGCATTGAGAACGCAATTCAAAACGCGATAACAAAAGCTTATCAGACAGTTAGAAATATCAGGTGGTTTGAAGTTACTGAAACACGCGGGCATGTTGACAATGGCTTGGTTGCACATTGGCAGGTAACAATTAAAATCGGCTTTACACTTGAAGATTGA
- a CDS encoding SCO family protein, with amino-acid sequence MRYSFLILAIFSLLLISCSDIPERGKKILGTNYKFTNQNELEIELDSLLKNKITLMGFIYTHCPDICPMTTHNMYLTQKLIDENNIKNLRFILVTFDPIRDNPSVLKSFASVRDIDTNRWNLLTGEPESVRRFNKMMGINSIAADSSYSEDGELNYYIIHTDRITLIDKDGFIRSEYKGSLADPQLIFDDIKKIGE; translated from the coding sequence ATGCGATACTCCTTTCTTATACTGGCTATATTCTCACTACTTCTGATATCCTGCAGCGATATTCCTGAAAGAGGCAAAAAAATATTGGGTACAAATTATAAGTTCACCAACCAAAACGAATTGGAGATAGAACTCGATTCACTTTTAAAAAATAAAATTACTTTAATGGGTTTTATCTATACTCATTGCCCTGATATCTGTCCTATGACCACGCACAATATGTATCTCACTCAAAAATTAATTGATGAAAACAACATTAAGAATTTAAGGTTTATACTTGTTACTTTTGACCCTATTCGTGATAATCCATCCGTACTTAAATCATTTGCATCTGTCCGCGATATTGATACTAATAGATGGAACCTGTTAACCGGAGAGCCTGAATCTGTTAGAAGATTTAATAAGATGATGGGAATTAATTCTATAGCCGCAGATTCAAGTTATTCTGAAGATGGTGAACTTAATTACTACATAATTCACACTGACCGGATCACATTAATTGATAAAGATGGTTTTATAAGAAGTGAGTATAAGGGCAGTTTAGCTGACCCCCAATTGATTTTTGATGATATAAAAAAAATCGGAGAATAA
- a CDS encoding copper chaperone PCu(A)C: MFYNLLTLILGLLVYQQSDELKIKEPWIRPGAKDMSTAFYFIVENQSDKPDTLYKVSSELAGKVEIHETYMKDDMMGMREVEQIVIPPKSEFHFKPRAHHVMLMKLKNDLKNGDTGKIKLYFKSAGEYELSVQVKSPK; this comes from the coding sequence ATGTTTTATAACCTGCTGACTTTAATACTTGGATTACTTGTTTATCAACAATCAGATGAATTGAAAATAAAAGAGCCATGGATAAGACCAGGCGCAAAAGATATGTCGACCGCATTTTATTTTATTGTTGAGAACCAATCCGATAAACCTGATACTCTGTACAAGGTATCATCGGAACTGGCTGGCAAAGTAGAAATTCATGAAACATATATGAAGGATGATATGATGGGGATGCGAGAAGTTGAACAAATCGTAATCCCTCCAAAGTCAGAGTTTCACTTTAAGCCTCGTGCACATCATGTAATGTTAATGAAATTAAAAAATGATCTTAAGAATGGTGATACCGGAAAAATAAAACTCTATTTCAAATCAGCGGGAGAATATGAACTTAGTGTGCAGGTAAAAAGTCCTAAATAA